AGAGCGCGGAATCCTGCCTACGAGACCGATGTACATCGCTTCGATGCTTTCCCAGTTGCCTGACGCACCTTCCTCGATCGCGGCAGAAATGAGCTTTCGAACGTCACGCCGGCATATCGTCAAATTTTCCTTCGCCCGACGGAGGGCGAAACGATCTGCAACGACCTGTTGTGCCATCATGGCAAGCTCATCTGTTCGCATGAGCAACGGTGACAGATCAAAGCCGAATGCGCTATCGATCGCACCCGCCTTGTCCTTCCGGGCGTAGCGCTTTCCATTCGCGCTGTCCTTCCGCACGATCAGTCCTGCCTCAACGAGAAGGGCCAGATGTCTGCGAAGGGTAGCGCCGGCGATACCGTGCGCCCGAAGCGTCAATTGTGTGTTGGACGGAAAAACGATGAGCTGCGCATCCTGGCGCAATTCGGTGTCTGGATGAAAGCTCAGGAGCGCGTCAAGGACGGCCAGGCTGCGATCCTGCAGGCCAAGCAGCTCCCTTGCTTCGGATGCGTCCCGAAAGACTTTCCATTTGTCTGCTGTCTTGCCCGGCTTGATCTTACTCGTCTCGATCTGCCGCTTCACCAGGGCAAGCGTCGCCGGCCGCCGCCCAAAGGGCGTCGTCACACTTCCAATCTGCATTTTCTTCACCTTCAAAAAGGCAAAAGAAACCTGCTCACCAAATTACGGTGCCAAAGACTCTTGACTGGGATTCGGGGAAATGCGATTCTCTAGTTGTCACACATTGAGAGAGGCTTCCACGACGGCAACGTTTGGGGGGCCTTTTTCTTTTGCAGTTCGTCCTTTTTTATCTCCAAACCCTGACAGCTGTCAGGGTTTCTCGTCTTCTCGCAGGCGGACAAAGCGCTCCGTTAGCGCTGGGAGCTCCGCTTCAACAAACTTCAAAAAGTCGACCCCGAGTGAACCCTCAGCCGAAATTCGAACCTCTTTCGAGGATATCAACAGGGCGCCAAGCTTCGTTCCGCTCTTGTCTGTAATCGGGCTTGGCTCTCTCCGACCAGCCGATACTGGCTTGATGGCGTTCAATGCACGCTGAAACCTTTGATCGGACGTCTCAACCGCATCGCCCCTCCTAACCAGTGCTGCCCTCAGGGCATCGAGCGCTCCCGTGTCGCCCGCAACCGCCTTGGCAAGGTCGAGCCAACGTGGCCGCCCGATCTTCGGCGCTCGCCCAATGGCCTCGATGATATCCGCGGGAACGATCCTGTAGACATTCCGCATCCGAGCCAGTTCTGCGTCCTCGATCGAAAGCGCAGCGTAGATGTGCCGAGGCTTGATCCCCGCATCATCCATTCGGGAGGCAAACAGCGCGCGCTCGATCCAGGTGAGGTCTTGGCGACCCGCGTTTTCGATGCCTTGTGCAAGAACTAGGTCGAGGTCGGAAATCTCGACTTCGAGAGCGCGAACAGGCCTGTCAAGCTGCATGGCAGCGAGCCAGCGTCGATGACCGTAAACGATCTGATAGCGACCTGGGGACGAAGGGTGTTTGCGAACCTGGACGGGAACCTTTTGCCCCTCAGTCTCGATCGATCGTTTGAACGCCTCGAAGCTCGTTGCGTCATCGTCCGGCAGTCTGTCCGGATAGGGGGATGGGTCGATGAGCGACGGATCCAACTCGCGAACCGAACCACCGCCTGACTCCACGATAGCCTTCAAGCGATCTCGCTCTGTTCGAATGTCGTCGATTGCTCGGTGTGCAGCACCGATCACACCTGCTCCGACACGATTTCCGGGAACCGGGGCAGCGGCCTGCGACGGCTGCTGTTGATCCGCAGCCTGATCGCTTTCCAGCTCTGCGGAAAGCAACCCGAAGCTGGCGACAATCGACTTGCGAGGGGATTTGCTCATGTCCGCCCCCAGCTCTCATTGACGAGGCGAACAATCGCCTCGTTCACAGCATCTACCGCCTCGCGGGCACGCTTGTGAGTATCGCGTCCGATCTGTCCTAATTCGAGCTCGTATACCGAGCGTTTCGCCAAGCCGGCTGCTTCAACGGCGGTGCTTTCAATGGCGGTCGGCAATAATACATCGGAGCCGAACAGGTGCCGAAGCATCGCAACGACTTGCGACTGCGGCGCGTCATTGGGGTCGTGTCGTGTAACCAGATACCGGATGAAGTCCTGGTCCAACTGAGCGCCGCTCTCGTTCAGAACACTAATCAGATCACCCATCATGAGAAGGAACTGGCTCATTGACGCGACGTCCAGCATGGCTGGGTGGACCGTAATGATCATGCTAGTCGCGGCGTATATCGCGCTCAAGGTCAGAAAGCCGAGGGACGGCGGAGTGTCGAGAATCACAATGTCGTAGTCCGCCTCGACTTCCAAAAGGGCGAGTTTCAGCCGCTCAAAGAAGATTGCGCCGGAGCTGGACTTGTTCGCCAAGATCCGTGGCGTTTCGTGCTCATACTCCATGACTTCAAGATTGCCAGGAATGAGGTCGATGCCATCGAAATATGTCCTGCGAATTATATGGCGGATGGGACGACGCTCGGCGTCATCGTAACGCAAAGCGGCATAGATCGTTTCATTCGACCCGACATCAACTTCTGGCTGAGCACCGAACAAAGCGGACAAGGATGCTTGCGGGTCCAGGTCGAGTGCGAGGACGCGATACCCATGAAGTGCGAGATAGTGGGCAAGGTGGACACAGGTTGTCGTCTTCGCGCTGCCGCCCTTGAAGTTGGCTATCGCAAGAACCTGGAGGTGCTCCCCGGCACGACGACGAGGAAGGAATCGCAAGGCGTCTGCAGGTTTCTGCATCGCGAACAATTCACGCAGTTCATTGATCTGGTCCAGTGTGTAGACGCGATGGTTATTTTCCAGCCTACTGGGAATCGGCCCACGTCCTTCGGTGGACATGAGCTTCAGGGTGGAATCGGGTATAGACGTCAGCTTCGACACTTCGTTGGTCAGAAAGGGACGCAGGGTCTTTTCCGATTTTGGCGGATACATACGAGTTCTGAGCTGCTGCAATTGCCCGGACAGAAGCCCGGCATGGCGCATGATTTTGCTGCCGGCATCTTCCTTCGAGCCAACACTTGCTTCTACTCGGTTTGCTATCGCCATCTGTCCCTCTTGGCGGCTTTTCGCCGGTTTACCGGCCATTGCCCGCTAAAAATAGAACACGATTCTCCGAACTGGTCCAGAGGTTTAGGGTTAACAAAAGGTTAACGACCGGGGACAATCTGCATAAGGCTGTTCGGATTTTTGCTTTTCCGCTCCGGGAGTTAGCCTCAAATGCCCGGCTCCCTGATCCCGGAATGTTCTCCTGTGAATCCTACAAATCCAAACAGTGTAGCAGCAAGTGGATTAGGCGGCTCTGTAGCGCCGCACCCCTTATGAGCCGCGACTCACCTCGCTACGTGCATGTTGGATCTTACAACTGCCCTCCGATTCCAAACTGTGCTGATTTCCCGCCGACCAACAACGACGGAGAAAGATCATGCGGGCTCTCGCGCTCTCAACACCCCGGACGATCCAAGAGGCGCATCTCCTACACATCCACTATCAGCTTCGTGCTCGGGTCTTTTCCGATCGCCTGGGTTGGGAAGTCGATGTAACGGCGGGGTGCGAGTCCGATCGTTTCGACGCGCTTCGGCCGACCTATATTCTCGCCATCGCAGAGACCGGCGAATTGGCGGGGTGCGCAAGGCTTCTTCCTGCGCTCGGACCGACAATGGTGGCCGACGTTTTCCCGTCGCTGCTCCCCGACGGCCAACTCAAGGGGCATGCCGCGATGATCGAGAGTTCTCGCTTCTGTGTCGACACGGCTCTCGCGGAGGGGAGGGGCGCCGGCTCGGTCCATGAAGCGACGCTGACCATGTTCGCTGGCATCATCGAATGGTGCGTGGCAAATGGGTACACTGAGATTGTTACTGTGACCGATCTTCGGTTTGAGCGCATCCTCGCCCGCGTGGGGTGGCAGCTGCATCGTTTAGGCGAACCCAAGAAGATCGGCGTGACGACGGCCGTAGCGGGCACGCTGGCCGCCGACGCAGACATGTTCCTCAGGCTTCGCCCCTCCAACTACCGTTCTGAACTCGCCCCCTGTCAGCCAGGCAGCGTAAGGAGAAATCCGTGAACCAGCTTCGCTCTCACCCTCGGCTCGTCCGCAAACTTCAGGAGGCGCTCGGCGACCAGCTTTGTGTTGCCCTGGACGACGCGAACGTCGTCGAGATCATGCTTAATCCGGACGGAAAGTTGTTCATCGAACGGCTCGGTCACGGCGTTACGCCCGCCGGCCAGATGTCGTCGGCTGCAGCGGAGATGGTGATCGGTACAGTGGCGCACGCGCTTCAGTCAGAGGTCGACACGGAGCAGCCAATCATCTCCGGCGAGCTGCCAATCGGTGGCCACCGCTTCGAGGGTCTATTGCCCCCCGTCGTCGCCAAGCCTGCCTTCACGATTCGACGCCGGGCATCACGCCTCATTCCGCTCGAAGACTATGTTCGGACCGGCGTGATGACAGAATACCAGGCCGCCACGATCCGCAGTGCCATTTCCGCGAAGCTGAACATCATCATTTCCGGCGGAACGGGCTCGGGCAAAACGACGCTTGCGAACGCAGTGATCTACGAGATCGTCAACTCTGCGCCAGAGGATCGCATCGTCATCCTTGAGGATACCGCGGAAATCCAATGCGCGGCCGAAAACGCGGTTCTCCTCCATACCAGCGATACGATCGACATGGCCCGGCTCTTGAAGAGCACCATGCGCTTACGCCCCGACAGGATCGTCGTGGGCGAAGTCCGCGACGGCGCGGCCCTTACATTGCTCAAGGCCTGGAACACCGGTCACCCTGGCGGCGTGGCGACCATTCACTCGAACACCGCCATGTCGGCGCTACGCCGTCTTGAGCAGCTCACGGCCGAGGCAAGTCAGCAGCCGATGCACGAGGTCATCGGAGAGGCCGTCGACCTGGTCATCTCGATCGAGCGGACGCCGCGCGGCCGGCTTGTTCGCGACATCATCCAAGTCGAGCGATTCATCAACGGACAGTACGAGATCGAATCCGATCAACTCACCGACGAACAGGAGGCGCGCCATGTCGCGTAAGCATACCCTCATCGCCGCCGCGCTCGTGGCGGCGCCAATCGTTCTTGCCTCTGTCGCGCCGGCGCTCGCCAGTTCCGGCGGCAGCCTCCCATGGGAAGGGCCACTGCAGCAGATTCAGGAATCGATAACCGGCCCGGTCGCGGGTGCGATCGCGCTTGCAGCCGTGGCCATTGCCGGCGGCATGCTCATCTTCGGCGGCGAGCTCAACGATTTCGCACGGCGCCTTGTTTACGTCGTTCTCGTCGCCGGCATCCTGCTCGGCGCCACCAACATCGTCGGCCTGTTCGGTGCGACCGGCGCTTCGATCGGGCTACCCGACGAGCAGGTCACGTCAATTGGTTCGAACGGGGGAGGGGAGGGAGATGATGGCTGAGTCCGTGTCCGGCTTGCGACGCAATCGCATCCATCGTGCCCTCTCGCGCCCAAACCTTCTAATGGGCGCGGACCGCGAATTGATGCTGATCACCGGCCTTGCGGCCGTCATTCTCATCTTCGTGGTTCTCACGGTCTATTCGGCGCTCTTCGGCGTCGCCGTCTGGATCGTCATCGTCGGGGCGCTCAGGATGATGGCGAAGGCCGATCCGCACATGCGGCAGGTCTATATCAGGCACATTTCCTACAAGCCCTATTACAAGGCGACCACTTCGCCGTGGCGACGGTATTGAGGAGGCGGCCATGGTAGCTCTCAAACGCTTCCGGGTGACCGGCCCATCCTTTGCCGATCTCGTTCCCTATGCCGGCCTTGTGGACAATGGTGTCCTCCTCTTAAAGGACGGAAGTCTGATGGCCGGCTGGTACTTCGCGGGACCGGACTCCGAAAGCGCGACGGACCTCGAGCGCAACGAGTTGTCGAGGCAGATCAATGCCGTTCTGTCGCGGCTCGGAAGCGGGTGGATGATCCAGGTCGAGGCCATCCGCATTCCGACGGTCGACTATCCCACAGAAGACCGTTGCCATTTCCCGGACCCGGTGACCCGCGCGATCGATGCCGAGCGTCGGGCGCATTTCGCGCGCGAGCAGGGGCATTTCGAGAGCAAGCATGCGCTGATCCTGACCTACCGGCCACTTGAGTCCAAGAAGACTGCACTCAGCAAATACATCTACTCGGATGAGGAAAGCCGGAAGAAGTCCTACGCGGACACGGTGCTCTTCGTGTTCAAGAACGCGGTGCGTGAGCTTGAGCAGTATTTTGCCAACACACTTTCGATCCGGCGAATGGAAACCCGCGAAACACTTGAGAGGGGAGGGGAGCGAATTGCCCGGTATGACGAGTTGCTCCAGTTCGCCCGGTTCTGCACCACCGGCGAAAGCCATCCAATCCGGCTTCCCGACGTTCCCATGTATCTCGACTGGATCGCCACCGCGGAGCTTGAGCACGGACTGACGCCAAAGGTCGAAAGCCGTTTCCTCGGCGTCGTTGCGATCGACGGTCTGCCGGCCGAAAGCTGGCCGGGTATTCTGAACAGCCTTGATCTTATGCCGCTGACCTATCGGTGGTCGTCACGAGCCAACGATCGGAAACCATCGATCTGGGGGAGGCTGGACCTCACGTCCGATGAGCACGCGCTCGCGGAGAGAGCGCCGAAAGAGCTGTCGGCCGTTGCGGGTGACAATGACCGACCTTGACGTCTCCTACGCGGCCGCTCTCTCGTCGGCCTGAATGGGCTGGAGACCGTGCAGGAAGCTGACAGCACGCTGGGCATGCGCCGCAGCTTGGAAGATAGCCCGCTTGTCGTCAGATAGAACCTTCAGCCACGAGTCCAGGTAAGACGCATGGTCCGGCCGTGGCTCCAGCTCCGGTGCGATCCCGAGATCGGCGCATAGGAAGCAACTCCCGAGCTCCGCAATCAGCTCTTCGCGAGCCCGCTCGGTCTTGTCCTTCGCATAGCGGCTAAGATCGCGATCGACGCGATCGGGGCGCGCAGTCCAATGGCAACTTTCGTGACTGAGCGTGGCCACGTAGGACGCCGCGTCGCGGAACGTTTCGAACGGCGGCATCTGGATGTGGTCCGTGATAGGGGAATAATAGGCCTGCGCTCCACCATGGCGGATGACAGCGCCCGTGTTGCGGAAAAAGCAATCGGCGTGCTCGATGTGCTCGATCGCATCGAGCACCGGGGTCGGTGGGTGACGATAGTGTTCGGGCAGTCCGTCGATCTGCTCGATGTTGAACACTGTGTAAGCCTTCAAGAATGGGATTTCTCGATCGACTTCTCCACCACTGCCGTCCGCCTCGGACTTGGTGAACCGGCTGGCGAAGACGACCGTCGAACCGGTCTCGCCCTTTCGCACCGCCGCCCCCAGTTCAAGCGCCTGCTTGAAGGTCATCCACATGGGTGAAGTGAAGCCGCGCGCCATCCCCTCCGACCATAACAAGAGAATGTTCATGCCCGAATAGGGCTGACCGTTGTGGCGCAGCGGCCGGGTAATCCGGCCATTGGTGTTGGCCGCATGCCATGGCTTCATCCAGGGTTTTACGCCCTTTTCAAGGTCGGCTATGATTCTATCCGTGATCCGCGCATAGATGTCGGCGCGTTCGCCTTCGGCTTTCTTGCTCATGTCGTGATCCTCCGTTTGGAGGCCGCCCCGATCGCGACCCCGTCGCGGAGGTCCGAAGGCAGGAGCGATCAGGTGGTCGGCCGCACCGGAACGGCCGGAACGGAGTGAAGGACGGCAAAGCCGTTGTGGCAGACCGGCGGCTCCTGCAGGACCGCCAACAAGGACGAGGCCGCGTGACGGGCAGGGCTCTTGTTTTTCCTTCTGTTGACATGGAAAAGGCCGGTCCCAAAGGAACCGGCCCAAGGATCAGTGAGAGGGAGATGGCGGAGCCGAAGCTCCGCCGGAAGCGCCTCAACCGAGAGCCGCCATCTGTGCCTCGGCCGCCTTGCGGTCGAGCGACTGGCCTGGATTGTCGACCGGGCGGTCGAAAGGCTTCCAGGCTTCGCCGATGACGTGGCGATAGGCTGCGACTGCGCCCTCGGCGGCCATCCGCAGCGCGTGGGACTGTATGCCCATGTCGGCAGCGAATTCGCGTTTGCGCTGGGCGGCGCTGTCGTAACCCACCGGGCCATCGAGATCCTCGTCGCGGGGATCGTTTGCCGATTTGGCGGTCGCGTCTCGGGCTTCGGAGACTGCTCGACTGTAGAACTGGCCGGCGCCGTGCGCCGAGCCGACATACGCACCGACGATACGCTGGAGATGGATCTGCATCGCCTTCTCACCGAGACCGTCCGAGAGGCTGTCGGCGGTCTCAATGATCAGGCGCTCGTGGAGTTCACGGATGCCATCGCTGTCGACTACAGCGGTTCCGAAACTCTCAGCGATCAGCATTGCCTGCGCAGTGTCCGGGCATGTGAGCCTGACCATTTCGAGGGTGGTACCCTTGCGGAGCGGCACGACGCGGGCGGCAGGTCGAGTGGTTGCGGGCTTGGCCATGGGATCTTCCTTTCGTGGTTTCACCGAAGCGGCTTCGGCCCCTGCCGGTCTGCCCTTCGATGCGGTCGACAGGAACCGGCTAAGGACGGGCGCTTTCACAGGTCCGGGACGGCCGGGCGAGCGAAACGGGTTTGCGGACAAGCGGGGTAAAGCCCTGCGAAGGACGCGAACCCGTTTTGCGAGGGAGGCTGCACCGGCCGCTTCGCGGCGCGCCAGCGGCCTTTAAACGACCGGCCGCCGGTTCAGACCGCAGCGAAAACGAAGGGCAGACCGGCGGGGGCGGGCTATGGCTCCGAACCCCCGGAGGAGAGAACCTCTTGCGAGCGACAGCCCGCATCCCTTCCTCCAGCTCGGACCGGCCGCCACGAAAGCCCCCATACGGTCGGACTCACGCCGCCGCACGCCCTGCGACGGTCCCCATGGCGTCGAGCAGTTCATCCGAACAGTCTGCCGGTGAAGTGCCCGGAGCTCGCGGCTGTGCTCGGCCTGTTCGAACATCCGTCCTTGAAATTCCGTCTCATCCGCAACGGCGCCATGATGCGAGTAGAAGTCGTCGCGCTTAAGCTCGGAAAGCGGCCGTGACACGCGCCAGGCGCTGATAGAGCCGATTGGGGCGAGGTCGTAAATCAAAGACGCGGACATGCGTAT
The Rhizobium lentis DNA segment above includes these coding regions:
- the repC gene encoding plasmid replication protein RepC; this encodes MQIGSVTTPFGRRPATLALVKRQIETSKIKPGKTADKWKVFRDASEARELLGLQDRSLAVLDALLSFHPDTELRQDAQLIVFPSNTQLTLRAHGIAGATLRRHLALLVEAGLIVRKDSANGKRYARKDKAGAIDSAFGFDLSPLLMRTDELAMMAQQVVADRFALRRAKENLTICRRDVRKLISAAIEEGASGNWESIEAMYIGLVGRIPRSPTLSDVNSILDEMELLLQEAVNILEMQQKDENNSTNGDQNGRHIQNSNTESITEFEPSSENEQGAKPVDDDRPKREPVRNFPLGMVMRACPEIAIYGPGGTIGSWREMMGAAVVVRSMLGVSPSAYQEACEVMGPESAATAIACILERAGHINSPGGYLRDLTRKAARGEFSLGPALMALLRVDGDSNRRTG
- the repB gene encoding plasmid partitioning protein RepB, producing MSKSPRKSIVASFGLLSAELESDQAADQQQPSQAAAPVPGNRVGAGVIGAAHRAIDDIRTERDRLKAIVESGGGSVRELDPSLIDPSPYPDRLPDDDATSFEAFKRSIETEGQKVPVQVRKHPSSPGRYQIVYGHRRWLAAMQLDRPVRALEVEISDLDLVLAQGIENAGRQDLTWIERALFASRMDDAGIKPRHIYAALSIEDAELARMRNVYRIVPADIIEAIGRAPKIGRPRWLDLAKAVAGDTGALDALRAALVRRGDAVETSDQRFQRALNAIKPVSAGRREPSPITDKSGTKLGALLISSKEVRISAEGSLGVDFLKFVEAELPALTERFVRLREDEKP
- the repA gene encoding plasmid partitioning protein RepA; its protein translation is MAIANRVEASVGSKEDAGSKIMRHAGLLSGQLQQLRTRMYPPKSEKTLRPFLTNEVSKLTSIPDSTLKLMSTEGRGPIPSRLENNHRVYTLDQINELRELFAMQKPADALRFLPRRRAGEHLQVLAIANFKGGSAKTTTCVHLAHYLALHGYRVLALDLDPQASLSALFGAQPEVDVGSNETIYAALRYDDAERRPIRHIIRRTYFDGIDLIPGNLEVMEYEHETPRILANKSSSGAIFFERLKLALLEVEADYDIVILDTPPSLGFLTLSAIYAATSMIITVHPAMLDVASMSQFLLMMGDLISVLNESGAQLDQDFIRYLVTRHDPNDAPQSQVVAMLRHLFGSDVLLPTAIESTAVEAAGLAKRSVYELELGQIGRDTHKRAREAVDAVNEAIVRLVNESWGRT
- a CDS encoding acyl-homoserine-lactone synthase is translated as MRALALSTPRTIQEAHLLHIHYQLRARVFSDRLGWEVDVTAGCESDRFDALRPTYILAIAETGELAGCARLLPALGPTMVADVFPSLLPDGQLKGHAAMIESSRFCVDTALAEGRGAGSVHEATLTMFAGIIEWCVANGYTEIVTVTDLRFERILARVGWQLHRLGEPKKIGVTTAVAGTLAADADMFLRLRPSNYRSELAPCQPGSVRRNP
- the trbB gene encoding P-type conjugative transfer ATPase TrbB, producing the protein MNQLRSHPRLVRKLQEALGDQLCVALDDANVVEIMLNPDGKLFIERLGHGVTPAGQMSSAAAEMVIGTVAHALQSEVDTEQPIISGELPIGGHRFEGLLPPVVAKPAFTIRRRASRLIPLEDYVRTGVMTEYQAATIRSAISAKLNIIISGGTGSGKTTLANAVIYEIVNSAPEDRIVILEDTAEIQCAAENAVLLHTSDTIDMARLLKSTMRLRPDRIVVGEVRDGAALTLLKAWNTGHPGGVATIHSNTAMSALRRLEQLTAEASQQPMHEVIGEAVDLVISIERTPRGRLVRDIIQVERFINGQYEIESDQLTDEQEARHVA
- a CDS encoding TrbC/VirB2 family protein, producing MSRKHTLIAAALVAAPIVLASVAPALASSGGSLPWEGPLQQIQESITGPVAGAIALAAVAIAGGMLIFGGELNDFARRLVYVVLVAGILLGATNIVGLFGATGASIGLPDEQVTSIGSNGGGEGDDG
- a CDS encoding conjugal transfer protein TrbD gives rise to the protein MAESVSGLRRNRIHRALSRPNLLMGADRELMLITGLAAVILIFVVLTVYSALFGVAVWIVIVGALRMMAKADPHMRQVYIRHISYKPYYKATTSPWRRY
- a CDS encoding ArdC family protein — its product is MSKKAEGERADIYARITDRIIADLEKGVKPWMKPWHAANTNGRITRPLRHNGQPYSGMNILLLWSEGMARGFTSPMWMTFKQALELGAAVRKGETGSTVVFASRFTKSEADGSGGEVDREIPFLKAYTVFNIEQIDGLPEHYRHPPTPVLDAIEHIEHADCFFRNTGAVIRHGGAQAYYSPITDHIQMPPFETFRDAASYVATLSHESCHWTARPDRVDRDLSRYAKDKTERAREELIAELGSCFLCADLGIAPELEPRPDHASYLDSWLKVLSDDKRAIFQAAAHAQRAVSFLHGLQPIQADERAAA